Genomic segment of Cytobacillus suaedae:
TAATATCAGCAGCCTCCATAGCAACATCCGTACCTGTTCCAATTGCCATACCGATATCTGCTGTTGCTAATGCTGGAGCATCATTGATTCCATCTCCAACCATCGCTACCTTTTTACCTTGTTGCTGCAGTTTTTTCACTTCTTCTGCTTTTCCTTCAGGTAAAACTTCAGCAATTACGTGGTCTATACCCGCCTCTTTCGCAATTGCTTCTGCTGTTCTTTGATTATCACCAGTAATCATAATCACTTCGATTCCCATGCTTTTCAGGCGTGCAACTGCCGCTTGTGAAGTTTCTTTAATCGTATCCGCAACAGCCACTATTCCAATATAGACACCATCAATAGCTACAAGCATGGCTGTTTTTCCACTTTCCTCTAGTTGTTCCATCTTAACTAAAGCATCACCAAGCTCAATTTGGTTTTGAGCCATCAGTTTACGTGTTCCAATCACTACTTCTTTTCCATCAATAACTGCTTTAATTCCGAAGCCAGGAATTGCTTCAAAGCTTTCAGTTTCTTTAAACTCAATTCCTTTTTCTTTTATACCTGCAACGATCGCCTCTGCCAAAGGATGCTCCGATTGTTTTTCGGCTGTTCCAATTAACTGAAGGATTTCCGTTTCATTCTCATTAGTCGTTAACAGAACATCTGTTAGAGTGGGCATACCTTTTGTCACTGTCCCTGTTTTATCAAGGATAACTGTTGTGATTTTGTGTGTCATTTCAAGGTGCTCTCCACCTTTAAATAGAATACCAAATTCTGCAGATCGACCTGAACCCGCCATAATTGAAGTCGGTGTTGCTAATCCTAGTGCACAAGGACAAGCAATAACTAATACTGCAATCATTTTCTCTAACGCACCACCAAAGTCACCAGGACTCACCATAAAGAACCAAACAAGGAAGGTAATAATGGCAATACCAACTACGATCGGTACGAAAATACCAGAAATTTGGTCTGCCATACGCTGGATTGGTGCTTTCGATCCTTGAGCTTCCTCTACAACTTTGATAATTTGTGCTAGAGCTGTATCTCTACCAACCTTTGTAGCTTTTACTTTTAAGAACCCATTTTTATTAATTGTTGCACCGATAACATGGTCTCCAATTGTTTTATCAATAGGTACACTCTCTCCAGTTAACATTGACTCATCAAGGGCAGATCTCCCTTCAACGATTTCACCATCAACAGGAACTTTTTCGCCTGGTTTAATATAAATGATATCTCCTACAATAACATCTTCTAATTCAACTTCAATCTCTTCACCATCACGGAATACAGTTGCTTTCTTTGCCTGTAAGCCCATTAACTTTTTAATAGCCTCTGACGATTTACCTTTTGCTCTTGCTTCAAAAAGTTTTCCTAAAATGATAAGCGTAATTAGAATCGCACTTGTTTCATAGTAAAGTTCAACCATATGAGCATTTGAACCGATTGATAAAAATGATAAATATAAGCTGTAAAAATAAGCTGCAGACGTACCAAGTGCAACTAGTACATCCATGTTGGCACTCTTATTTCGAAGAGCCTTATACGCACCTACATAAAATTGCTTACCTACATAAAATTGTACAGGTGTAGCTAGTGCTAACTGTACCCAAGGATTCATAAACATATCAGGTACATAAATGAAAGCAGTGAAGCTAAAATGTCCAACCATTGCCCATAGAAGTGGAAGCGAAAGGATCATTGAAAAGATAAACTTGCCAGTCTGAATCTCAACTTCTTTTGCACGATGATCCTCTGCTTCTTGGCCCTTCTCATCCTTTACTGCTGCTCCATATCCTAGTTTCTCAACACGTTTTATAATATCTGTCTTGTTTAATAGTGAAGGATTATACTCAATTGTTGCCGTTTCTAATGCTAAATTAACAGTAGCTATCGAAACACCTTCAAGTTTATTTAATCCTTTTTCAATTCGAGTAGAACATGCAGCACATGTCATACCGGTAATATTGAATTCAGCTTTTTCCATAACTACATCGAATCCAAGAGATTGGATTTTCTTTTGAAAAGCTTCAATATTCGTTATCTCTGGATTATATTTAATTTGAGACCGTTCCAGCGCAAAGTTTACATTTGCCTCTTCTACACCCTCAAGCTTTTTAAGTCCCTTTTCAATCCGATTGGCACAAGCTGCACATGTCATACCGGTTATTTGTAAACTCGTATCTTTTGTTGAACTCATCTCGCAACCCTCCAATATACCGTATAGGGGTATAATTATTTGTAAAAGAGAACGTGCTATGTTTAAGTAGCACGGCTCAATTTTTTATTTATTCTACATCGTAACCTTGATCATCAATTGTTTCTTTAATTGCTGCTAATGTAACCTCATTAGCATTAAATTCTACATCTACTGTTCCCTCACCTAAGTTTACAGTAACAGTGCTAACTCCAGCTAATTCACCAACACTACCTTCAACTGCTTTTACACAATGTCCACATGACATACCACTTACTTTTAATGTAACTTTTTCCATACTAAAACCTCTCCTTTTTACTTTTTCATTAATTTATGAACGGTTACTAATACTTCATCTAAGACTTCTACATCGCCTTCTTGGATTCGCTCTAACACACAGCTTTTTAGATGGCCTTCAAGCAATAATTTACTTACACCATTTAGGGCTGATTGAATGGCGGAGATTTGGGTAATTACATCATCACAATATGTATCCTTTTCGATGAGACCCTTTACTCCTCTAATTTGACCTTCAATTCTGTTTAGGCGGCTAACAAGACTTTTTTTCGTCTTATCAGAATGATGACTTTTTCTTTCACTGTGGGGAGAACAACAATCATCTAACTCTTCAGGTTCGAATTGCTCCTCTTTGATTTCTTCCATCATTTCCCCTCCTTGAATTTAATTTACCATACCCCCCTACCCTATGTAAAGAGATAAATGAAAATAAATTAAATTCTTTTTTAGTTTAACCTAAAACGTTAGCTAATACTAATGAACTGTTTGTGAACAACTATTACTAGAGGCTATGACAGAACACTGTCGATGCCTCTTGTACTTTATTTTCAATATCTATATTAAGTCTAGTCTATTTCCTTTCTATAACACCCACAGGCTACAATATGGTCATTTACCATACCAACTGCTTGCATGAAAGCATAACAAATTGTTGAGCCAACAAATTTAAATCCACGTTTCTTAAGGTCCTTGCTCATCCTGTCACTAATCTCGGTAGTCGCTGGTACATCTTTTAGTTCTTCAAAATGATTTTGAATAGGTGTTCCATCTACAAATGACCATATGTATTTGCTAAAGGATCCGAACTCATCAACCACTTTAAAATAGGCGTGAGCATTTGTAATAACTGCATTAACCTTTAATTTATTGCGAACGATGCCTGAGTTTTGCAACAGCTCTTCAATTTTGGTTTGATCATACTTAATGATTTTCACAGGGTTAAATTGATCAAATGCAGTTCTGTAGTTCTCACGCTTTTTTAAAATCGTGTACCAACTTAACCCCGCTTGTGCTCCTTCTAAATTTAAGTACTCAAATAGTAAACGGTCATCATAAACAGGGACACCCCATTCATAGTCATGATAATCAATATATAATGGATCCTGATTGACCCATCCGCATCTGTTCATAATAACAACCTCCACGATTATTCTTTTATATTTCCACACTAAATCATGCATACAAAAAAAGCCACTCCTTTTTCGGGAATGACTTTCACTCATATACCTTATGGTTTTAAAACAACCTTAATGCAATCATCCTCGCGTCCATTGAAGATTTGATACCCTTTACTAGCATCTTCGAGGGACATTTTATGGGTAATGATTTCTTTTGGATCAAATTTTTTATCCACAATCATATCATATAATTTTGGCATAATTGGAATAATAGGCGCCTGTCCCATTTTTAACGTAATGTTTCTTGAAAAGAAGGCGCCTAGTGGGAAGAGGTTATAGTTACCTCCATACACTCCTGTAAGCTGGACAGTTCCGCATTTTCTAACAGCTTTTGTGGCAATTTGTATCGGACCAAGTGTCCCACCTTGAAGTTTTAACTTTTGTTCTAAAAATTCAAGAGGTGATTTCTTGCCATCCATTCCCACACAATCAATGACTACATCTGCTCCACCACTTGTAATTTCTTTTAAATGCTCACCCATATCTGGATAGTCTGTAAACTCAAAAACCTCTACATTGTTTATCTGCTTTGCACGATTTATCCGATAATCCAAATAATCAACAGCAATGACTCGTTTTGCACCTTTCATCCAGGCAAATTTTTGTGCCATTAGTCCTACAGGGCCGCACCCTAGCACAATGACGGTATCATCCTTTTTCACACCAGCATGTTCTACACTCCAATAGGCAGTAGGTAAGACATCAGATAAGAAAAGTAGGGACTCATCTTCTAGCTCACATGATTCTGGAATAACAAATGGCGTAAAGTTCCCAAAAGGTACTTTTAAATACTCTGCCTGTCCCCCAGGATGATTTCCAAATTTTTCAGTGTATCCAAAATACCCACCCGAATCATAATGCGGGTTTGAATTATCACATTGACTTGTTAAATCATGATTACAATAATAACAATCACCGCAAGAAACATTAAAAGGAACAACGACCCGATCTCCTTTTTTAACCTTTGTTACTTCAGGTCCTACTTCTTCTACTATCCCCATCGGTTCATGCCCTATCACATAGCCAATGGGTAGTGGCATATTCCCTTGATATAAGTGCAAATCAGAACCACAAATAGCAGTAGAAGTAATTTTTACGATAATATCATCTTTTTTCTCTAATTTTGCATCTTCTACTTCTTTTACTGCGACACTATACTTCCCTTGATATGTAACTGCCTTCATTACCTACTCACTCCAATTCATCATTAATTGTATGTGTAGTATCCCCGAGATTCTTGCCAATTATTTTCCATAAAAAAAGGCATCCATATTAAATGGACACCTTCTTCTCATTAGTTATTCACTCGCTTAAACGGCCACCAGTTTGCTTCACCGAAATTTTTAACCATGACTGGTATAAATAAAGGTAATATGACGAATGCATATAGCAGTAATCCTATTAATACAATGGAAGCAATTTGTAGCAATGAAAGCATCCCCGAAGGCATCATTGCAGCAAATGTTCCTCCCAAGATAATAACTGCTGAAATAATAACTGTCCCCATCTTTTTCATTGCCATTAACATGGCCTCACTTACTGACAAGTCTTTATATTCATTGAAACGATCCATTAGGAAAATACTATAATCTACACCTAAGGCAACTAAAATAACAAAGCCAAAGAATGGAACTGCCCAACTAATGCCACTATAGCCGAGAAGGTTAACAAATATTACCTCATTAATTGCCATTGTAGTATAATAGGTCAAAATCAATGATCCAATAATATAGACTGGCATTATAAGAGATCTAAATAAGAAGATTAGAATGATTGAAATTCCAATTAGCATTAAGACTACTGTTCTGGAATAATCATTTCCTGACATTGTATCTAAGTCAGCATTCGTACTTGTAATTCCACCTACAGCAACTACCGCATTTTCAAGCTTCGTATTTTTTGTTGCACGTTTTACCGCTTCTTTTATTTCTTCCACTTGCTGCATTGATTCATTTGAGTACGGACTTGCTGTAAAAATAATGTCCATTGTCATGATTTTTCGATCCTTAGACATATACACATCTAATGCTTGCTCGAATTCTTCACTTTCAAGTACTTCAGCTGGTAAGTAGAAACCATTCATTTCATCCGTACTTGAGAGACCAGCTAAATAGTCTTGAGCTGAACCTAATCCTGTTGATACTTGCATTAAACCATCTGCACTTTGTTCAAGTCCTTCAGTTAATTGTGATAATTGGCCACCTAGTGAACCAAAGCCATCAAGGAGCTGTTGCTGCCCATCTGAGATTCCTGCTAAACCATTTGTTAGCCTAGGTAGGTTGCTAACA
This window contains:
- a CDS encoding copper-translocating P-type ATPase — encoded protein: MSSTKDTSLQITGMTCAACANRIEKGLKKLEGVEEANVNFALERSQIKYNPEITNIEAFQKKIQSLGFDVVMEKAEFNITGMTCAACSTRIEKGLNKLEGVSIATVNLALETATIEYNPSLLNKTDIIKRVEKLGYGAAVKDEKGQEAEDHRAKEVEIQTGKFIFSMILSLPLLWAMVGHFSFTAFIYVPDMFMNPWVQLALATPVQFYVGKQFYVGAYKALRNKSANMDVLVALGTSAAYFYSLYLSFLSIGSNAHMVELYYETSAILITLIILGKLFEARAKGKSSEAIKKLMGLQAKKATVFRDGEEIEVELEDVIVGDIIYIKPGEKVPVDGEIVEGRSALDESMLTGESVPIDKTIGDHVIGATINKNGFLKVKATKVGRDTALAQIIKVVEEAQGSKAPIQRMADQISGIFVPIVVGIAIITFLVWFFMVSPGDFGGALEKMIAVLVIACPCALGLATPTSIMAGSGRSAEFGILFKGGEHLEMTHKITTVILDKTGTVTKGMPTLTDVLLTTNENETEILQLIGTAEKQSEHPLAEAIVAGIKEKGIEFKETESFEAIPGFGIKAVIDGKEVVIGTRKLMAQNQIELGDALVKMEQLEESGKTAMLVAIDGVYIGIVAVADTIKETSQAAVARLKSMGIEVIMITGDNQRTAEAIAKEAGIDHVIAEVLPEGKAEEVKKLQQQGKKVAMVGDGINDAPALATADIGMAIGTGTDVAMEAADITLIRGDLNSIADAIYMSKKTIRNIKQNLFWAFGYNTLGIPVAAVGFLAPWLAGAAMAFSSVSVVLNALRLQKVKLNK
- the copZ gene encoding copper chaperone CopZ, whose product is MEKVTLKVSGMSCGHCVKAVEGSVGELAGVSTVTVNLGEGTVDVEFNANEVTLAAIKETIDDQGYDVE
- a CDS encoding metal-sensitive transcriptional regulator; the protein is MMEEIKEEQFEPEELDDCCSPHSERKSHHSDKTKKSLVSRLNRIEGQIRGVKGLIEKDTYCDDVITQISAIQSALNGVSKLLLEGHLKSCVLERIQEGDVEVLDEVLVTVHKLMKK
- a CDS encoding DNA-3-methyladenine glycosylase I, which encodes MNRCGWVNQDPLYIDYHDYEWGVPVYDDRLLFEYLNLEGAQAGLSWYTILKKRENYRTAFDQFNPVKIIKYDQTKIEELLQNSGIVRNKLKVNAVITNAHAYFKVVDEFGSFSKYIWSFVDGTPIQNHFEELKDVPATTEISDRMSKDLKKRGFKFVGSTICYAFMQAVGMVNDHIVACGCYRKEID
- a CDS encoding glutathione-dependent formaldehyde dehydrogenase, whose protein sequence is MKAVTYQGKYSVAVKEVEDAKLEKKDDIIVKITSTAICGSDLHLYQGNMPLPIGYVIGHEPMGIVEEVGPEVTKVKKGDRVVVPFNVSCGDCYYCNHDLTSQCDNSNPHYDSGGYFGYTEKFGNHPGGQAEYLKVPFGNFTPFVIPESCELEDESLLFLSDVLPTAYWSVEHAGVKKDDTVIVLGCGPVGLMAQKFAWMKGAKRVIAVDYLDYRINRAKQINNVEVFEFTDYPDMGEHLKEITSGGADVVIDCVGMDGKKSPLEFLEQKLKLQGGTLGPIQIATKAVRKCGTVQLTGVYGGNYNLFPLGAFFSRNITLKMGQAPIIPIMPKLYDMIVDKKFDPKEIITHKMSLEDASKGYQIFNGREDDCIKVVLKP